Within the Phalacrocorax aristotelis chromosome 13, bGulAri2.1, whole genome shotgun sequence genome, the region CATCTCCTGGTTCACCTTCGAGGTGTCTTCCCGTCTCCTGCTCTCCCCCAACCCCAGGAAGTTCTTCAAGCACCCGCTGAACCTGATTGACATTGTCTCGGTGCTGCCCTTCTACTTCACCCTCTTGGTTGACGTGACCATGGGCAGTGACTCAGAGCTGGGCAACCTGGGCAAGGTCGTGCAGGTGTTTCGGCTCATGAGGATATTCCGGGTGCTGAAGCTGGCTCGGCACTCCACCGGACTGAGGTCGCTGGGGGCCACCTTGAAGGTAAACTGGCTCTCTATCTCCTTATCTACTCCTGTAGTCTATGGGTAAGAAGGAGACCTCTGGTATGGCTGGAGGATGTGGACATTCCCATTCCCAGTGAGCTATCAGCTCTGGGTAGTGCCTGGCGAGCATGCCTGGGGTGGTGGGCTGGGCTGTTGGTTTGTGTGTCTGCTAAAGCAACCGAGTGTGAGGAGCACTGCATGAGCCCTCTTTGTACACCCACTCAGAGCAGACAGCAATTCACCCCATTGCTCATGGACTTTACTTCATGCAGAACTGGTGCTTCCAGGGAGTCAGCCACCCCTTCCCCACCATGGTGTGCAAGCCCCGTTGCACAGTGTTGGGCTCAGCCACGCATGGGTGGATGGTGATGTCCCACCAGCAGGGGGTCGGTGCCTAGCCAGGCTGCGAGCGTTCTGCTGAGCAGGGACCaggccagccagcagctgctgggtaTATCAGCACCAGTGTGTGTGGCTTGGAGCGCCTCCTTTCCCCAGTCTGGGAGAAGGGGAAGCCTCCTAAGGGCATGCTGCCCGCTGGCCAGAGGCCAATGTCCAACCCTTGGTGTCTGCCCATCTAGAGAGACACAGAGATCCTGGTCCAGCTGAGTGGACACTTGGCTGCTCCAGGGTATGATGAGGTTGGGACTGGCACATGGTTAACCGTGGGTGGTGCAGAGCAGCAATAGAAAAGCAGGTTAGCTGCAGGACCTGGGACAACCAACCCAAGGCAGGGTGTGTgtccccagcagagcctgggctaccagcagctgctcctcagtGTGCTGGAGAGGCTCAGGGAAAGCATGACATGAAGTACTGGGGAAGCTGGCCCCAGGACTATGCCATCCTCAGGAAGAAGAGCTGGATGAGATGCTGAGACAGTGAAGGACCAGGATCCAGGCATGCTGGGAGGTGGCAAACCTGCAGGTTTGGTGAGAGGAGGTCCTTATCCTCCATGGCATGCCCCAAGGCTGCATCTCTCCAGACCTCCtctgcagcacccccagcctccttaCACAGACCAAGATCATCTGTGACAAGAGTCAAAGCGTGAAGCTATCATGAAATCCTCACCAGCCTGGCGCTGTGGCCCAGACCTCCAGACCAGCTCGGCTGCGCAATATGAGCCAGCCACAGTACCCCCTGCAGCTCTCAGCTCTCCCCCaccatccctccctcctccctcctccctccccctcttgCTGAGGGCCACGTACCCAAACCTGGGGAGGGTGAAACTGTCCCCTCACCTGCTGTGCTTACACAGAAAATCCAGCCTGATGCAGAGGCCAGTCAAACTCAGCCTTTAATTGTCTCTGATTCTTGATGACCACATCAAGAGAAATCCTAAAGCCGATCTTTGAGCCTGCCAAGGTGCAGAGTGACACAGGCTCCCAATGCCCCATCACACACAGGGCTTGTGCTGGGCACAGGGAGGGGGTCACCAGGGCAAACATCTCCTTTCCTCATGGGACTGCCTCTCATCCCCACATTTAAACCAGAAGACTGGTTTTCAAGCACTGCTAatgaaatatccctttgctTCTTCATCCTTCAAACAAAGGCTATGCCAAACCAATGGCCAAGGAAAGCAATCTTCGTAACAGAGCTTGAAATTCAACCAAAGGGACACTCTCCTTCAACTCAGCACCTGGCAGgggccagagctgcagctcctggtgctGCTCCCACTGAAGGGCCATCACAGGGATGaagcagccacagctgcagctggcgACACCCCGTTTCTCACTGCTGCAGCCATGGCAGGGCTGGCATGGCATGTCCTGGTGCCGGCAGGGCTTGACTGCCAGGGTTGGATCCATTCCTGTGGGTGAGCCATGGAGAAAAACAACCCTTGAGTGTGGCTGGGGATGAAGATGGGCAGTAAGAAAAGTATTCTGCCAACCTGTGCTGTGAAGCAGGACCAGCCCAACACTAATTCTGCAAATCCCACAGAGCATCAGAataaatggggggaaaaattcCTGGCATCCTCAAAGCATGCTGAAAATGGGGTCAAAGGAGGTTTATTTGAAATGAAGATGCCTGAAGTCCTACCTGCATCATACTTACTTCTGAACACTCACCTTGGAAGAGCAATTAGCAAGTGACAGGCCTATGTAACACTGCTTgcagaatttaaacaaaattgtaCATGTGGGAAGGGCTCCCTGAACCCTTTCTGTGCTCCATTTAACCGTGAACAACACattgcagcagagcagggactaGTGGGCTCATCTGCATGTTATTAAGCAGCAGACAAGACCCGGGgagccagcagcatcctggctccGGCCTCTGCTGAGCCGCTGATTCACCGACGGACGTGCTGGAAAGTGCTGCTTCCCGGGGACTCCGGAGCCAGCTGTAAATGGGGATGAGCGAAGACACAAATCTGACGCAGCAGCTTGGCATTGTGATTTACTGGGCACATAAATTACAATGTCTTGTTAATCATAATTTACTTCCTATTGCAAGAGCATAAAGCAGCAGAGGAGTAAAGGCTGTTAACCGCCAGGAAGCGGGAACGATGGCTCTGGCAAGCCGAGTAATTGTTCCCCTGCCACAAAAGTGCTAGCAGAGGGATTTCTGTCATTTGTGCATCATAAACTCTGAACTGTCTTCAGATTGCTTGGGGCCTGATCCAGGGTCTATTTAATTTGAGGAGAGGCTTCCCACACgtctctgctcttcctccccaTCATGCACAATATCCATTACTGTTACTGCAGTTTCCTGGGCACGGGCTTGGTGCCTGTCTCCCACTGGCAGTCAATAGGTGTTAGGCACTGAGTAATTTAGGCATCTGCAGGGATCTATAGAAGTTGCTGCCTGTCCCCTTAGAGGCCTAAATACACAAATAGGTTGGAAGAGCCAGAGCTGCACATCTCCAGACAGCAGATGCATCACTCTGCTGTCACTACCGTGGGCCATCTCCGTGCTGGGTCCCCACACTGGTATCTCCAGCCAGGCCCAGATGCGCCCTTCCATTTCATTTGTCTTCTGCTGTACTGGAGAAAAGATGCACGTTCAGCAGGGGAAGGAGCCCCTGCATCGCCCACAGACGTCCCAAGGGCAGGCAGACCTCCTGCCAAGGCAGGAACCCAAAGAGACTGCTACTGGGGCGGTGGTTTCCCTGGAGCATCGCCTCCCCCAAGACTGGCTGCTTGCTAAAACTGCATCCCACCTAAACCACAGCTAAGCCTGTGTCCCCACTCAAACCCCAGCTGCAACTGCCTGCCCCTGGCTCAATGAGCGAACCACGTTTTGAGGATAAATGGTTGCAAATAGGTGGCAGCCAGTGCCTGAGGACCAGCTGGGAGATTCCTGGagcctctcctgtgctgcaAGCCCTGACCCTGCTTGTAAATTAAAGCAGTAGGAGCTATTGAGCTGCCTGACTTGTCCCTTGCCTTCACCCTCCAACACATCCCAGTGCCATAACTGATATGCTTTAAATATGTATAAGGTTATTCggctctgctgctccccagctgggacGTACAGACGTGCTGTTAAGCTCCAGCCAGGAGCAAGCCCTTCACGGCCAAGTGATATGTTTTTGAAACTCAGTGACTCTGAGCTGTTTGTCCTTCCCAAGGAGCTGCCTCAGAGCTGCTATAGGGCATTTGCAACCCAGGCgatggcagaggaggaggacatTATTTCCCGTTGGTATTACTGGCTTTAGCTGAGCAGCTTTTGCCAGCAGTCTAAGCAAAGTCTTCTCACTCCCTGCTGAAAATCCACCTCCTTTATGTCTTGTCTTGACCGTGGAAGCTCTTTTCCCACAtcttctgctgtttgttttgctcaaatgctgctttgtttaGTCATTATATGGTCTCCAATGAAGCATTCTCTGGCTGTTagaagactggggaaaaaaccctcatgatcagagctctgctttcctttccccaaaAGATGAAGAGCAAGCTGGCAGATCGGTGGTCAGAAACAtccaagaaattaatttgtgaCAATCAAAAAGCGAGTGGACTAGCCATGCTGTGAGGATGGCTGTGGCTTTGGCACTGGTGGGTGGTTAGCCTGCCAGAAAACGGGGGCTCTGCGGTCCCCTCCCAGTCTGTGAGGGTTTAAGAGCAAGCTGTGCCGGGCGTCCCCATCCCCGCTGCATGCAGGGCTCATGGCTtaccagctgcagggcaggggtgggagctGGGTGCTGGATTTGGCGCACGTGCCAACTCTGGCCCATGGCAGTTTGCCTGGTCCCAGCTTGTCCTGTGGCAGTCTCCTTCCTGGCATCACTTGCTGCCTTGTCCCCAGACTGCCCACTACCTTTTCCCACCCCAGGGTTCTGGCACGGGTTTATATTTTGCTCAAAAATTAAGAACAACCAGGgaaagactgcagaaaaaaaaagttttagtttGAAACCAGAGAAATGATAGCTTCTTCAAGGAGCGTTGCACACCTCTGCTGCCAACCTGTCCCCCGGCTCCCAGAGCCCTCAGGGCAGGGCTTGTCAAGCCAGGGGGTGCAGCACCCCATGGGGGTGGGTGCTGAGACAGCCCACGCTGATGTTGGATGGATCCCTGGACTGACCTGATGACCAGGGCAGCTTGGATTCATGTCAGCTTGGAGGTTCACTTTGAGTCTCCTatagagaagcagcaaaacctGAACGGAAATGTAATTACCTCAGAAACCATAGTTTCTGCAAGAAAACACTCACCCCGGAGTAAGCCCCTCTGCCCTCCAGCCATCCTGCAGACACCACGGGAGATGCCTTGCTGGGCTCATTGGGTGCAACGTAAGAGCAAAAGCCTCCTGACCTCTGCTAGCTGGAGCACTCTGATCCCTCCCACCCAGGTGTGTAATGGAGGGTTACATGGACCCTGGGACTGTAGATGGTGTTGGGGTATAGGAGGGAGCAAGTGAGTCCCTGGGGATCTGGTTGTGGGGTCGCCTGGCAGctggggagcctggggctgaAGAGTTAAAGCCAAGCCTGCAGCAGAGGTACGCATCCTCCCTGCGAGAACATTGCCAGGTTCTCAGGAAAATACAAATTGCTTCACTTAGAGGCTGCCTATTAGGTGGTTTTTGGGAACCTGccaagataaaagaaaaatgtgtctaAATATCGTTATCCGAGATCAGTTTGGCGTGAgtgctggaggcaggggagTAGCCTTTACTTGGGAACCCTGGCTGGGAAGCACagctcccctttccctcccagcactgcctcCCGCTCACAGGCCGATGGAGGGCAAAGGCGCAGCTGTGGATGCCAGGGCTGCtttcccagctgctcactctCCCTGGGTGTGGGtcacccacacaccccccaacccacctcagcccagccccacagcaggacATCCCATGGCAGAGATGGCACCAAGATCCTCAGTGGAGGCATGCAGGGAATCTGTGTGCAGGGCTGTATTTGTGCTACGGGATCCCAGTGTCCTGGCCACGATGGATGCGGTGGCACCCGCTGACCACTGCTCTGCTTTGCATTCCAGCACAGCTACCGGGAGGTGGGGATCCTGCTGCTCTACCTGGCCGTGGGGGTCTCTGTCTTCTCTGGCGTGGCCTACACCGCtgagaaggaggaagatgtTGGCTTTGACACCATCCCGGCATGTTGGTGGTGGGGCACAGTCAGCATGACCACTGTGGGCTACGGAGACGTGGTGCCTGTCACGGTGGCGGGCAAGCTGGCTGCCTCGGGCTGCATCCTGGGGGGCATCCTGGTCGTGGCACTGCCCATCACCATCATCTTCAACAAGTTCTCACACTTCTACCGCAAGCAGAAGGCGCTGGAGGCGGCTGTGAGGAACAGCGGGAAGAAAGACCCCGAGGACATGGAGAGCACCTCCAGCCATGACCGAGACTCGGAGGCTCTGAGTGAGACCTCCTTGGGCAGAGGCAGCCCTGACCGCCGTGGTCTGACCCCTGGCACCCACCCCGCACCCTGACCCCACCGCACCGTGGCACTGGGGCGCGCACAGGACCCACTTGCTCACGGTGAGCATGGCACGGCTCTTGCACCGGGACACGGTGGAGGAGCCAGGCTCTCCCCGTCTTGCACCGTGCCTGGCATTACCCCTGCCCTGCGAAGGACAGGAGGGGTCGGAGGAGATGCCCAGCAGGTGCCGGCTGCTTCCAGCCCCCAGGGCACAGTGGCCGGGTCCATCTGGATGTGTCTCAGCCTTCACCCAGAGATGGCCCTGCTCCCCTGTGGCTGCAAACAGAGGCTGCGGCGCTGGACATACCCCTGCCAGAAAGggagtgaggaaaaaagaactACAGGTGATCCCTGATCAGGCACTGTCCCCTCTGCGTGAAGGGGGATTTTCCTCTGCCCTGCGGTTTTCTGTTGTCCAGGGTGAGGTCAAATAGCCTGAGGGTGAGGCAGCCCCTGACGAGGCTGGCTGCCCTTGCGGGTCCAGTGCCAGGTTGTCATCAACTCCAGTCCCAACGTCGTCCTACCCTGAGCTGGAAACAGCCTCAGAAGGGTCAGCTGCCCCACTGGCCATGAGGGAAAGGGGGTTGGAAATTAATCTGTATAGGAGGAGCTGTGGTATCCCGCTCAGGGTAAGCCCCactgtccccagcccctgcagtgGGACTGACTGGACCTCACCTTCCTTCCATTACAGGTGGGGCTTAACCACTCTCCTGCAGTGCCACTGCTGGGACTGCCAGGGATCTGGGTCTTGGGGATGTGCCGGTAGCGTGACACAGCCAGGAGCAGTGTCAGTGCAGGGGACACCAGCCAGGGATGGCTGGGCAAAAGGACTGCTGTCCTCTGAGGCAGGAGCAGCTAGAGGGGATCAAGCTGGGGAACCAAGGGACCACCCCAGGTGGGGGTGTCCCCACCAAGCCCTTTGTTCCATGGGGCTCCATGCCAGGGGGTATTTGTTTCAGAGGATCAGCTGGTCTGTGGCCGCTGGCACCCAgcccctggggcagagaggaagcagagTCCCTGCAAAGGCCTGTTGGGGAGCAGACCTGGGGGGCGGATGCTCCTGGGCATGGAGAAGCTGCCTCTAGCATTGCCATATGTTCGCAATTTCCACTGCGGGAAGAGCTGCCAGggagcccaggggctgcagcagcctgtggtGGAGTAGGAGACATGACCAAAACCGGCTGGGTTCAATACATGCCCTGGTCCCCCTTGCCACAAGCCTCAGCCTGGCTTCGctctcctgccctgtccctccctgccttggggtcaggcaggggcaggagcatTGTAAGGAGGGTGGTCACACTGCCCCAGGCATCACCTCTGTCCCCACGGGGAGCCAAGTTCCCCGGGTGCCAATGCACTCACCTtccctctgcagggagggagctcCCCCATGTCCACAGGAGAGCCGGGGCAGAGGGGACCTTGCACTGCTCCTCATCACCACAGCCTCTGGGCAccccacagccaggcagggaggTCCTCCCAGAGTGCTGGGCCCCCTTCCTGCCCAGACCCCCCACCCAGCTGAGCACGTTCGGGGCGGCCCTCAGCACAGCATTAATTCCCTACAGAGTTTTTCCTTTAACCCCAGTTCTCTGGAAATTGTGCAGCTCCTTTGTGCACAGAGGAATACACCCAGCAATGCCTGTTCTGAGCAGGAAAAATGTGCACCCTGCAATCACCTAATTAGCTCAAAAATATGTTGATGGCTGCAGGATGGCCCCAGGCACCTGGATTGTGGTGTTTGCCCCTGGTTGTCCTGGCTGGCTTTCGGCACAGCCGCTGTTGCCGGTTCTGGCTCTGCCTGTAGCGATCTGCTGATCAcggggaagaaaaaccaaaccaacatcTGCAGGTCCAGCCTTTCTGAACCCCAGTGGGACTTGGGGAGGGGTTCCCAGGGAACAGCAGTGTGGCATGGGAGGGTGCTCATGCTCCTGGTGTCATTGAGTCTTCCAGTATCGATGGTTTGTGGTCTGCTCTGCGCTCATTTTTACTGCAAGCTGGGACCAGCGAGCTCCATCGTCTGCTCCCACTGCACTGTACTTGAATAAAGGAAggattttccccttctctccatAAATATTCCAGTagcaaaatgtattaaaatgtgAAGACTAAATTACAtgtattaattaaaaagcattatgcaaataattaaaagagcatgtaaattaattttctatctATGCATGGGATGCATattgtatattttattaaagacCTAAGTGACCTGCTTTGGAGGCTGGTTTTCTGTTCTGCGGCAGCTTGGTGTGCCTGTGCTCGTGCAGCACTTTGGCTGAGCTGGGGCCGGGTTGGTGGATCAGTGCAAGCAGCCCccggggagcaggagcagccaggctgctcccagAGTGACTGCAGGGCCCTGGGAGCCAGCTCCAGGCACCGCCTCGGAGCACAGCTAAGCTCCCACCCAGACAGCCCTGTGCCACCCCTGCCCTGATGGTGGGCGACAGCTAGTCCTCATGCCTGGAGCGCTGGCGTCATCCTAGCTGGAGCGTTTTGGATAACCCTTCTCCCAGGAGGCCCAATGAGCCAGGTGTTCCCAGAGCGCAAGTGAATGGgtcagagctggcagatctggGAAGAACTGCACAGGGAGCCAGGCATCGCGGCTGGGGGGGAAGCGCAGAGCCGCTTTCAGAGGGAAAGGATCACAATTACCGTTAAAAATGCAGGGTGATTCCCAAAGCAGCGAGCTTGCCCCATCCAAGCATGGCTCATTCCTCCATCCCATTTGTTACACACCCATGGAATCTGGGAAGCCTGTGGGGAGGAGCAGAAATCTGCACACACTGCGATCAGCAGTGCCGAGGGACACAGACCTGAGCCACCAGTGTGAGCAAACCCAGCCCTGGGAGCTGAGGGGCAGCAGCCAGATGATACTCCCCCCAGTAGCCACTCTTGTTTTAGGAAACAGATTATAACCCCACACTTGTGGGCCATGTTTTGGACTAACAGTAGAAAAGGCTccgttttaaaagaaaacatagttTAGGTAGCAAGTGTTAATTGCTTAACCTTGTCAAACACGGTTTTAGGCACACCTTTGCCAGCAGAAGGCTGGAGGGCATGTGTGCACGTTCCCTGCTGGCTTCCCAGCCATTTCGCTCGCAGCTGTGGCTGTTAGCGAGGGCAGGGGACCGGTGCCCGGGATGAGGAGGGGGTACAGCACACTGCAGCTCTGGAGACTGGGGAGGAGCTGCTCCATCATGTCACAATGATGGACacagggctgtacaaggagtgtagcaacatccatggttggttaattccatcaccctggttacatttcccccctttgaaagttttgagattatttttttctcaacacTTTCATTACATACTAGTAATCAATATCCTACCTCTAGTTACCCTATAACATCAATGCCTGTTAACCTCTATGCGATAGGGATCTCCCTATCAAAATTCTCTGGACCATATTTTCCATCTGCCAGTGCAAGAGTGACCTTTCGAATCATTGCCACCTCTTTTGTTAGAACCCTCTTTAGACAATAATAGACAAGGAGGATTGTCAGAACCACGACCACCAAGAGCAACACCGTGCTTATTATAGACCTTACCCAAGAGCTGAGAGTCCATCCCAGTCCATTAAATATCTTATCAATCCAATTTTCCTGCATATCCTGTTGAATTTTGTGAGCGCCTTTTTCTACTTGTCCTAACAGACTCAAATCACGTTCGACATCCTGAGTTACATTTGGGATACGTATGCAGCAATGATCTATTCTATCCTTCAGATATCCACAGACTCCATATTCTTTTAGCAAGAGCATATCTAAGGCCATCCTTTTCTGCAATGTCATTCTTGAGTGGCCTGTAATTGCAAATTTAATTGTTTGAATCCTTTCTTGGTTACACTAGCCAACTTTTCTACTTGGCCAGTTAACCTACATAACCAAGCCCTATTCCTGGAGGTTGACAAGGGAGCTAGTAAAGATTCGAAAGCCCACCCAGTTCTTACTCTTGCAGAG harbors:
- the KCNS1 gene encoding delayed-rectifier potassium channel regulatory subunit KCNS1, encoding MVNKTLNYWGPGFEEDVININVGGLRRRLSSSALSKFPDTRLGRLLSCDSEESILQLCDDYDVSAREFYFDRNPGFFLYVLHFYQTGKLHVMEELCVFSFCQEIEYWGINEFFLDSCCSYRYHERKLESRHHNWDEESEVSSVDTSPDEISDINHDLLRYSTLRCGNVRKRLWLTMENPGYSIPSKLFSFVSISVVLLSIATMCIHSMPEYQEVNEKGNMLDEPILHKLEYFCISWFTFEVSSRLLLSPNPRKFFKHPLNLIDIVSVLPFYFTLLVDVTMGSDSELGNLGKVVQVFRLMRIFRVLKLARHSTGLRSLGATLKHSYREVGILLLYLAVGVSVFSGVAYTAEKEEDVGFDTIPACWWWGTVSMTTVGYGDVVPVTVAGKLAASGCILGGILVVALPITIIFNKFSHFYRKQKALEAAVRNSGKKDPEDMESTSSHDRDSEALSETSLGRGSPDRRGLTPGTHPAP